In a single window of the Terriglobia bacterium genome:
- a CDS encoding phosphatidylserine synthase: MKLIIEPADGVGPLLSAIKSAKRSVEIAIFRFDRRDVEMALKAAAERGVKVTALIAFANRGGEQGLRKLELRCLAAGIIVARTSDDLIRYHGKYILIDRRVLCVLSFNFTHLDIDHSRGFGIVTTHADWVREAAKLFQADCTRTKFMPGEETFVVSPENSRKVLATFLRRAKKQLLVYDPRISDKEMLRALQERVKAGVEVKVIGSVAGRVPLDVRKLGAPRLHTRTIIRDRRQAFVGSQSLRTLELDARREVGLIVRDARVVKQLIDTFESDWTATTAKKETAPPLETAPPKEAEAPVETRPAVSEADAEKAVQVFTKELDPLAATVKIAVRKAVAKAGDDVLNDKAVKDTMKKVVKKAVKEAVKEAVQEAQEAQDSQGVKEGKEAKEAKETKEAKSES; the protein is encoded by the coding sequence ATGAAACTGATCATCGAGCCCGCTGACGGGGTGGGGCCGCTGCTTTCTGCCATCAAGAGCGCGAAGCGGAGCGTGGAGATTGCCATCTTCCGCTTCGATCGCCGAGACGTGGAGATGGCGCTGAAGGCGGCCGCGGAGAGGGGCGTCAAGGTGACCGCCTTGATCGCATTTGCCAACCGCGGCGGCGAACAGGGCCTGCGCAAGCTGGAACTGCGCTGCCTCGCCGCCGGCATCATTGTGGCCCGCACCTCCGACGACCTGATCCGTTATCACGGCAAGTACATCTTGATCGATCGCCGTGTCTTGTGCGTCCTGTCATTCAATTTCACGCATCTGGATATCGACCACAGCCGTGGCTTCGGCATCGTCACTACCCATGCCGACTGGGTCCGCGAAGCGGCAAAACTGTTCCAGGCCGACTGCACCCGGACAAAGTTCATGCCGGGAGAAGAGACGTTTGTCGTCAGCCCGGAGAACTCCCGGAAGGTACTGGCCACGTTTCTGAGACGGGCAAAGAAACAATTGTTGGTCTACGACCCCCGGATCTCGGACAAGGAGATGCTTCGCGCCTTGCAGGAGCGGGTGAAAGCGGGTGTCGAGGTCAAGGTCATCGGCTCGGTGGCCGGGCGCGTCCCGTTGGATGTGCGGAAACTCGGCGCCCCACGGCTGCATACACGCACGATTATCCGCGACCGGCGCCAGGCCTTCGTCGGCAGCCAAAGCCTTCGCACCTTGGAACTGGACGCGCGCCGCGAAGTCGGTCTCATTGTCCGCGATGCCCGGGTTGTGAAACAACTGATCGACACTTTTGAATCGGACTGGACCGCGACGACCGCTAAGAAAGAAACGGCCCCGCCCCTGGAGACGGCCCCACCCAAAGAGGCGGAAGCTCCCGTGGAGACGCGCCCGGCGGTCTCAGAAGCGGATGCAGAGAAGGCGGTTCAAGTCTTCACGAAGGAATTGGATCCTCTGGCAGCCACCGTGAAGATCGCCGTGAGAAAAGCGGTGGCCAAGGCCGGTGACGACGTGCTGAACGATAAGGCCGTCAAGGACACCATGAAGAAGGTGGTCAAGAAGGCAGTGAAGGAAGCCGTCAAGGAAGCGGTCCAGGAAGCCCAGGAAGCACAAGATTCCCAGGGCGTCAAAGAAGGCAAAGAAGCTAAAGAAGCCAAAGAAACCAAGGAAGCCAAGAGTGAATCGTAG